The sequence GTTTAGTCATTATTATATGATCGCCTCTTTGTCTCTTTACAGCAAAGAACTTCATCAAGGGTTCCCATTTCTGAACATTCCTCAATAAAGATTTCCACAGCTTCTACAAGAGACTTTTTGGCTTCATCTATTGATTCTCCAAAGCTGGAAACATTTAATGAAGGGCAAAGAGCTACATAGAGATCGTCTTCTTTAAAAACTTCAACTTTTATGTTCAGTTGATGCATATAATTTACCTTCCACAGATTTCATAAATCCATGACAAGATGATACCCCCGTCAAAAAATTTTAGCAACACCCGATACTTTACCCCCCAATAACTACAATAACGCAGGCCTGACCCCGCGTTTTTTCTGGTCCGGAACTTGTACAGGTCAAATTTTCGGCAGTTCTGCCCCAGGGTGACCCCGTTGCTGATTTAAACGCTGCTGACTTAGCTTAAACAGCTCTTTTTGGCATCA is a genomic window of Desulfotignum phosphitoxidans DSM 13687 containing:
- a CDS encoding type II toxin-antitoxin system HicB family antitoxin, translated to MHQLNIKVEVFKEDDLYVALCPSLNVSSFGESIDEAKKSLVEAVEIFIEECSEMGTLDEVLCCKETKRRSYNND